A single window of Candidatus Flexicrinis affinis DNA harbors:
- a CDS encoding Gfo/Idh/MocA family oxidoreductase encodes MARQQIRFGIIGLGLMGREFGSAAARWCHLLDLDFEPVVTGICDTNPALFGWFEQNFPGIRVKSTDYTDLLDSSEIDAIYCAVPHNLHGQVYIDILKAGKHLLGEKPFGVDLAANAAISAEAAAHPDLTVACSSEFPFFPAAQRIMRFIREERFGTIIEASCGLLHSSDLDPHKKINWKRMVAFNGEYGCMGDLGMHALHVPLRAGWHPSRVYASLQNIVTERPDSTGELVPCETWDNATLTCAVDAGGQRFPLTLQTYRIAPGETNTWYLRVIGTRFSAEFSTKYPKTLRTLSYTPGSEQAWSSIDLGYDSAYTTITGGIFEFGFSDALLQMWAAFCDEVVHGRDDMRQPTYCATPAEAHQHHRVLTAALESGRRGNAVEIS; translated from the coding sequence ATGGCCCGCCAGCAAATCCGGTTCGGAATCATCGGCCTTGGCCTGATGGGCCGCGAGTTCGGGAGCGCCGCCGCGCGGTGGTGCCACCTGCTCGACCTCGATTTCGAGCCGGTCGTGACCGGCATTTGCGACACCAATCCAGCGCTGTTCGGCTGGTTCGAGCAAAACTTCCCCGGCATTCGAGTCAAGTCTACCGACTACACCGATCTGCTTGACAGCAGCGAGATCGACGCGATCTACTGCGCCGTGCCGCACAACTTGCACGGGCAGGTCTACATCGACATCCTGAAGGCCGGAAAGCACTTGCTGGGCGAGAAGCCATTCGGCGTCGACCTCGCCGCTAATGCTGCGATCTCCGCCGAGGCTGCGGCACACCCTGACCTGACCGTCGCCTGCTCGTCAGAGTTCCCGTTCTTCCCCGCCGCACAGCGTATCATGCGCTTCATCCGCGAGGAACGATTCGGCACCATCATCGAGGCAAGCTGCGGGCTGCTGCATAGCAGCGACCTCGATCCGCACAAGAAAATCAACTGGAAGCGGATGGTCGCGTTCAACGGCGAATACGGGTGCATGGGCGATCTCGGCATGCACGCGCTGCACGTGCCGCTGCGGGCAGGTTGGCACCCGTCACGGGTGTATGCGTCGCTCCAGAACATCGTCACCGAGCGCCCCGACTCCACTGGCGAGCTTGTCCCGTGCGAAACGTGGGATAACGCAACGCTGACCTGTGCCGTAGACGCGGGCGGTCAGCGCTTCCCATTGACGCTGCAGACTTATCGCATCGCTCCGGGCGAGACGAATACATGGTACCTGCGCGTGATCGGCACCCGGTTCAGCGCAGAGTTCTCGACCAAGTACCCCAAAACACTCCGCACGCTGTCGTACACGCCCGGCAGCGAGCAGGCGTGGTCGAGCATCGACCTCGGGTATGACTCCGCCTATACGACGATCACCGGCGGTATCTTCGAGTTCGGCTTCAGCGACGCGCTGCTGCAGATGTGGGCCGCGTTCTGCGACGAGGTCGTTCACGGGCGCGATGACATGCGCCAGCCCACGTATTGTGCAACACCGGCAGAAGCGCATCAGCATCACCGCGTATTGACCGCCGCGCTGGAGAGCGGCAGGCGCGGTAACGCCGTCGAGATTTCGTGA
- a CDS encoding beta-glucosidase, translated as MSLPQDFVWGAATSSYQIEGSVGGGRGECIWHRFSHTPGKVVNDDNGDRACDHVHLFRDDVALMKELGLHAYRFSTAWARMLPNGTGAVNAEGLDFYDALVDSLLAAKITPYLTLYHWDLPQALQDRGGWENPDSVKWFVEYAEVAARRLGDRVKDWITHNEPWCTAFLGNLIGAHAPGKHDPKAAFRVAHHVMISHGAAVKAIRAAVPDARVGIAINMNGITPASDREEDLRAAQIQDAFANRWFLDPAFRGTYPADLIPLLGDALDGLDLAAISEAAQPIDFMGLNYYQRNVFAYDADAPLGIKEIRTPDVHRTVMGWEVHPQSLTDILVRLRDDYAPAAIYITENGAAYDDPAPVNGVVDDADRVAYLHGHFEATKTAVDLGVPVKGFFVWSLLDNFEWAEGYSKRFGIVHVDFETLKRTPKASARFLQSVIAHQPV; from the coding sequence ATGAGTTTGCCGCAAGACTTTGTATGGGGCGCTGCGACGTCGAGCTACCAGATCGAAGGCTCGGTGGGCGGTGGCCGTGGCGAATGCATTTGGCATCGGTTCTCGCATACGCCGGGTAAGGTGGTCAACGATGACAATGGCGACCGCGCCTGCGACCACGTGCACTTGTTCCGTGACGATGTCGCGCTCATGAAAGAACTCGGTCTGCACGCCTATCGATTCTCGACTGCTTGGGCGCGGATGCTGCCCAACGGCACTGGCGCGGTCAACGCCGAAGGGTTGGATTTCTACGACGCACTTGTCGACAGTCTGTTGGCCGCGAAAATCACACCGTATCTCACCCTCTATCACTGGGATCTGCCGCAGGCGCTGCAAGACCGCGGCGGGTGGGAGAATCCCGACAGTGTCAAGTGGTTCGTGGAATACGCGGAGGTCGCTGCCCGAAGGCTCGGTGATCGTGTCAAAGACTGGATCACGCACAACGAGCCGTGGTGTACGGCCTTCTTGGGCAACTTGATCGGCGCGCACGCGCCGGGCAAGCACGATCCCAAGGCCGCCTTCCGCGTCGCGCATCACGTGATGATCTCGCATGGCGCGGCGGTGAAGGCGATTCGCGCCGCCGTTCCGGACGCGCGTGTCGGCATCGCCATCAACATGAACGGCATCACCCCGGCCAGCGACCGCGAGGAGGACCTGCGCGCAGCGCAGATACAAGACGCGTTTGCCAATCGCTGGTTCCTCGACCCGGCCTTCCGCGGCACGTATCCCGCGGACCTCATTCCGCTGCTTGGCGACGCGCTGGACGGGCTTGACCTCGCCGCCATCTCCGAAGCCGCCCAGCCAATCGACTTCATGGGTCTCAATTACTACCAGCGGAATGTGTTCGCCTACGACGCGGATGCGCCGCTGGGCATCAAGGAAATCCGCACACCGGATGTCCACCGCACGGTGATGGGCTGGGAAGTGCATCCGCAGTCGCTGACCGACATCTTGGTTAGGCTTAGAGACGACTACGCACCGGCGGCCATCTATATCACCGAAAACGGCGCGGCCTACGATGACCCCGCGCCGGTGAACGGCGTCGTTGACGATGCGGATCGGGTCGCTTACTTGCACGGTCATTTCGAGGCGACCAAGACCGCAGTCGACTTGGGCGTGCCGGTCAAGGGCTTCTTCGTGTGGAGCCTGCTCGACAACTTCGAGTGGGCCGAAGGCTACAGTAAACGGTTTGGGATCGTGCACGTCGATTTCGAGACACTCAAGCGCACACCGAAGGCCAGTGCGCGCTTCTTGCAGAGCGTTATCGCCCATCAGCCCGTCTAG
- a CDS encoding aldolase, with protein sequence MTIAPRFNRLFAADGKCFDVAVDHGFFGERGFLNDIEDMDRVVRVLVDAMPDAIQLTVGQATKLQHIPGPRKPALVLRTDVANVYGKSLPRTLFSRMISAPVEQALRLDAACVVVNLFNLPDQPEVMEACIANICTLKPECERYGMPLMVEPLVMKDNASAGGYMVDGEIDKILPLVRQAVELGADIIKADPCDDVSEYHRVVEIAGGRPMLVRGGGRVSDTEILARTYQLMQQGAAGIVYGRNVIQHHRPAAMTRALMAVVHDGATPEQAAVHLSE encoded by the coding sequence ATGACGATTGCCCCGCGTTTCAACCGCTTGTTCGCCGCGGACGGCAAGTGCTTCGACGTCGCTGTCGATCACGGCTTCTTCGGTGAACGCGGCTTCCTGAACGACATCGAGGACATGGATCGGGTCGTGCGCGTTCTTGTCGACGCAATGCCCGATGCGATCCAGCTCACGGTGGGTCAAGCAACCAAGCTGCAGCACATCCCCGGCCCTCGCAAACCGGCACTTGTGCTGCGCACCGATGTCGCTAACGTGTACGGCAAGTCGCTTCCGCGCACGTTGTTCAGTCGCATGATCTCCGCGCCGGTTGAGCAGGCGCTCAGGCTTGATGCCGCCTGCGTGGTGGTCAACCTGTTCAACCTGCCCGATCAACCGGAAGTTATGGAGGCGTGCATCGCCAACATCTGCACGCTGAAGCCGGAGTGCGAGCGTTACGGCATGCCGCTGATGGTCGAGCCGTTGGTGATGAAGGACAACGCCAGCGCTGGCGGATACATGGTCGATGGCGAAATCGACAAGATCCTGCCGCTGGTGCGTCAAGCGGTAGAACTGGGCGCGGATATCATCAAAGCCGATCCGTGCGACGATGTAAGCGAGTATCATCGCGTTGTCGAAATCGCCGGAGGGCGGCCCATGCTCGTCCGCGGTGGAGGACGCGTCAGCGATACGGAAATCCTCGCCCGCACGTATCAGCTCATGCAGCAAGGCGCTGCAGGTATCGTGTACGGCCGCAACGTGATTCAGCACCATAGACCCGCCGCGATGACGCGTGCCCTCATGGCGGTCGTCCACGACGGCGCGACGCCCGAGCAGGCCGCCGTGCATCTCTCGGAGTAA
- a CDS encoding carbohydrate kinase family protein, with protein MVDVIVSGHLCLDLLPDMRRASPSDLAVPGRMVDVGPMQVATGGAVSNTGIALHRLGVDVGLHATVGDDLIGHLILDHVRSQVGERADMIVVRPGLASSYTIVLAPGTSDRLFLHCTGNNAAFTASDVTVSSLRGAKIFHLGYPPLLPKLIENDGRGLAQVFQTARKAGAITSLDTTFPDLTTEAGTADWPRILRGALKHVDIFVPSLEESLYMLRGADFARWSGHPSHSVTYAYLDAFADELLAMGPAVVGFKLGELGVFLKTAPDDRFDRMRPGGLRFENWQDKCVYQPAYQVSVAGTTGAGDAAYAALLAAALRGLSIDEAARWSCAVGACCCEALDAVSGVRSWTDTAARISAGWPHRPERLAGTPD; from the coding sequence ATGGTCGACGTCATCGTCTCCGGACACCTATGCCTCGATTTGCTGCCGGACATGCGGCGCGCCTCGCCGAGCGACTTGGCCGTGCCGGGACGCATGGTGGATGTCGGTCCGATGCAGGTTGCGACGGGCGGCGCGGTCAGCAACACCGGCATCGCGCTGCATCGGCTTGGCGTCGATGTCGGACTTCACGCGACCGTAGGCGATGATCTGATCGGCCATCTCATCCTCGACCATGTCCGCAGTCAGGTCGGCGAACGCGCAGACATGATCGTCGTGAGGCCCGGACTTGCGAGCTCGTACACAATCGTTCTCGCACCGGGCACGTCAGATCGGTTGTTCCTGCACTGTACAGGCAACAATGCCGCGTTCACTGCCTCGGATGTCACCGTGTCGTCACTGCGCGGTGCCAAAATCTTCCACCTCGGCTATCCGCCACTGCTCCCGAAGCTGATCGAAAACGACGGTAGGGGACTGGCTCAAGTCTTTCAGACGGCACGCAAGGCCGGCGCGATCACGTCGCTCGACACGACGTTCCCTGACCTCACCACCGAGGCGGGCACGGCCGACTGGCCGCGAATCCTGCGCGGCGCGCTCAAGCACGTCGACATCTTCGTGCCGAGCTTGGAAGAATCATTGTATATGCTGCGCGGCGCGGACTTTGCGCGCTGGAGTGGCCACCCGTCGCACTCCGTGACGTACGCATACCTCGACGCGTTCGCCGACGAACTACTCGCCATGGGTCCGGCGGTCGTCGGGTTCAAGCTGGGCGAACTCGGCGTGTTTCTCAAGACCGCGCCCGACGATCGATTCGACCGGATGCGACCGGGTGGGCTGCGCTTTGAAAACTGGCAAGATAAGTGCGTCTACCAGCCGGCCTACCAGGTCAGTGTCGCGGGCACGACCGGCGCAGGAGACGCGGCTTATGCCGCGCTGCTCGCGGCGGCCTTGCGCGGATTGTCGATCGATGAGGCGGCACGTTGGTCCTGTGCGGTCGGGGCGTGCTGCTGCGAAGCGCTTGATGCAGTCAGCGGTGTGCGCAGTTGGACCGATACAGCGGCCCGGATTTCGGCCGGGTGGCCACACCGACCGGAGCGCCTAGCTGGCACTCCCGACTAA
- a CDS encoding SpoIIE family protein phosphatase yields the protein MAEKFTAFSTRDIASRDRLEDYSADAVVTTAGGLTLHVAIVADGAGGGEAGELAARLTTKTILEAIQISTETHVPRMLVRSVERANAVVYSELRGAGTSTVGVLAVHVNDTDPYGRLYVASVGDTRLLMVRDGKLARLNIDHTLANEYIYAGQMSEEEARLLENAEYVTRSIGVSNDVHVDIGIYAERGRPFVTSRRAFRIGQAGVPLREGDTLLAASDGLFEASKADNKPFLREDEIVRHGLDDNVERAGQSLMRYATGRSPGDNIAISLLFVDSPRRRPVRFGAGLTRAQRIGFGVTAAIVSLVIIFLFTQFLAAESRRVTIENTQTAIQDAVVRLSWTATPSPTASPSPTATATFTATARPTRVSQNEAGIQRFLSGTQVPVITGRLVFSPELNFMILDGLDPVPPGLVPANVFLQPDTLLELFGANTSIEGEERLDFELYPEGDVYINAGTFQNGGIAMQFQQSEDIAFDAKTECLAAKQIPGDLEIPGDNDKLALTCFTGQRGDCTFLLPDQEPQEMNPGERVLLDLVDETVISRGPTVYEEVKLYYDSVVLLTGNDELISCLGDALDLDGDTVPYPVDRCETEPGPVETFGCPDPDADLVASIDDLCPEEAGPPENQGCPLATFTPVPDIDGDGVNDVDDACPFEAGDPNNEGCPEGTIVPTDTPAIVAGIEITVSGTAVTITFTPTPSRSPTATSVRTSTATQTRTPTQTPTRTPIIPPTSTRTPATTATFTNTRTNTASPTLTTTPSLTNTPTNTLSPTPSNTPTDTLTVSPTQSNTFTPTFTRTFTPTNTFTNTAEPNTNTFTPSFTPTFTRTLSPTPTFTPSNTFTPSNTFTPSNTFTSTFTFTPSNTPTFTRTPTNTLTGTFTRTFTPTPTNTSTGTVTPTATNTPTATPTSTATNTLTPSATNTVDPAFSLTPSNTPTNTLTPTNTPTATDTPSNTPTFTRTFTPTATDTPTFTPTFTLEFTNTPLPTCTPGGGGNPALCQTVQPTFTFTPTDTPTATSTPSDTPTFTRTFTPTATDTPTSTPTQPTSTFTLTFTPTATNTPTATDTPTATNTATSTVTGTATETPTDTPTFTLTPTFTETPTFTPTFTVTNTATDTPTNTPTNTSTFTPSNTPTNTPTFTASFTLDPSISPTITNTPSFTPTATRTPTETSTLPPGVTPSDTPTNTPTFTPTNTLTFTPTETLTETPTETLTPSITFTPSDTFTPSNTFTATLTRTFTPSITFTPTDTETPIPFMGGGIPPRPVDPAPGNGSSSLPLVLVLGGVAGVVLWPRRRDTL from the coding sequence ATGGCCGAGAAATTCACCGCCTTCAGCACCCGAGACATCGCCTCACGCGATCGTCTCGAGGACTACTCTGCTGATGCCGTCGTCACGACGGCAGGCGGCTTGACGCTGCATGTCGCCATCGTGGCGGACGGCGCGGGCGGTGGCGAAGCCGGTGAATTGGCCGCACGCCTGACCACCAAGACAATTCTCGAAGCGATTCAGATTTCGACCGAAACCCACGTGCCGCGTATGTTGGTGCGATCGGTCGAACGCGCCAACGCAGTCGTGTACAGCGAACTGCGCGGGGCAGGGACTTCCACGGTCGGTGTGTTGGCAGTTCATGTCAACGACACAGACCCATACGGCCGGTTGTACGTCGCAAGCGTCGGCGATACGCGCCTGCTTATGGTTCGAGACGGCAAGCTGGCGCGCCTCAACATCGACCATACGCTGGCGAACGAGTATATCTACGCCGGGCAGATGAGCGAGGAAGAAGCGCGTCTGCTGGAAAACGCAGAATACGTGACGCGCTCGATCGGCGTGAGCAACGATGTCCATGTCGACATCGGAATCTACGCGGAGCGCGGGCGCCCTTTCGTGACGTCGCGGCGTGCATTCCGGATCGGGCAGGCGGGCGTTCCGCTGCGCGAGGGCGACACGCTGCTCGCCGCGTCAGATGGCCTGTTCGAGGCCTCCAAGGCCGACAACAAACCATTCCTGCGCGAAGACGAAATCGTGCGCCATGGGCTCGACGACAACGTCGAGCGTGCCGGGCAGTCGCTCATGCGCTACGCGACGGGCCGCTCGCCGGGCGACAACATCGCCATATCGCTGTTGTTCGTCGACTCACCGCGCCGCCGCCCCGTCCGCTTTGGCGCGGGATTAACCCGTGCACAGCGGATCGGCTTCGGCGTGACCGCGGCGATCGTTTCGCTGGTCATCATCTTCCTGTTCACGCAGTTCCTCGCTGCCGAGTCGCGGCGGGTGACGATTGAGAACACGCAGACGGCGATCCAGGACGCAGTCGTGCGGTTGAGCTGGACGGCAACACCGTCACCGACCGCCAGTCCATCGCCGACGGCGACGGCGACGTTCACCGCCACCGCCCGGCCGACGCGTGTCTCACAGAACGAGGCCGGCATCCAGCGATTCCTGAGCGGAACCCAAGTTCCGGTCATCACGGGAAGACTGGTCTTCTCGCCCGAACTGAACTTCATGATTCTGGACGGGCTCGATCCGGTGCCGCCCGGACTGGTCCCCGCCAATGTGTTTCTTCAACCCGATACCCTCCTCGAGCTGTTCGGTGCCAACACCAGCATCGAGGGGGAGGAACGGCTCGACTTCGAGCTGTATCCGGAAGGCGATGTCTACATCAACGCCGGCACGTTCCAGAACGGCGGAATCGCGATGCAGTTCCAGCAGTCTGAGGACATCGCATTCGACGCCAAGACCGAGTGTTTGGCCGCCAAGCAAATCCCCGGCGACCTTGAAATCCCGGGCGACAACGACAAGCTTGCGCTGACGTGTTTCACCGGTCAGCGCGGCGACTGTACGTTCCTGCTGCCTGACCAGGAACCGCAGGAGATGAATCCTGGCGAGCGTGTGCTGCTCGATCTGGTCGATGAGACGGTAATCTCGCGCGGGCCGACCGTTTACGAAGAAGTGAAGCTATATTACGACTCGGTCGTCCTGCTTACCGGCAACGACGAACTGATTTCGTGCTTGGGCGACGCACTGGACCTCGACGGCGATACGGTGCCGTATCCAGTCGACCGGTGCGAAACCGAGCCCGGCCCGGTTGAAACGTTCGGGTGCCCCGATCCAGACGCCGATCTGGTTGCCAGCATCGACGATCTATGCCCCGAAGAAGCAGGGCCGCCGGAGAATCAAGGTTGCCCGCTGGCGACCTTCACGCCGGTCCCCGATATCGACGGTGATGGGGTCAACGACGTGGACGATGCATGCCCGTTCGAGGCCGGCGATCCGAACAACGAAGGGTGTCCTGAGGGCACGATCGTGCCGACCGATACCCCGGCGATTGTGGCGGGTATCGAGATCACCGTCAGCGGCACGGCCGTGACGATCACGTTTACGCCGACGCCCTCACGTTCGCCCACAGCAACGTCGGTGCGCACGTCGACAGCCACGCAGACTCGCACACCGACCCAAACGCCGACCCGCACGCCGATCATTCCACCGACTTCGACGCGCACGCCGGCGACTACCGCGACGTTTACGAATACGCGCACGAACACGGCTTCACCGACGCTGACCACGACTCCGTCGCTTACAAACACGCCAACTAACACGTTGTCGCCCACGCCGTCCAATACACCTACCGACACGCTTACGGTCTCTCCGACGCAGTCGAACACGTTTACCCCGACGTTCACGCGTACCTTCACGCCGACCAACACGTTCACCAATACGGCAGAACCGAACACCAATACGTTCACGCCGTCGTTCACGCCGACATTCACGCGCACCTTGTCACCGACGCCGACCTTCACGCCGTCCAACACGTTTACGCCGTCGAATACGTTCACGCCCTCGAACACGTTTACGTCGACGTTCACGTTCACCCCGTCGAATACCCCGACGTTCACCCGCACGCCCACCAACACGCTGACGGGGACGTTCACGCGGACGTTCACGCCGACACCGACAAACACGTCAACCGGCACGGTAACGCCAACTGCGACGAACACGCCGACAGCTACACCGACGTCGACAGCCACGAATACCTTGACGCCGTCAGCGACCAACACCGTCGATCCGGCATTCTCGCTGACTCCGTCGAATACGCCGACTAACACGCTGACACCGACGAACACGCCAACGGCGACGGATACGCCGTCGAACACCCCGACGTTCACGCGCACGTTTACGCCAACCGCGACGGACACTCCGACGTTTACGCCGACCTTCACGTTGGAGTTCACGAATACGCCGCTGCCGACGTGTACCCCGGGTGGGGGTGGCAATCCCGCACTGTGCCAGACCGTGCAACCAACGTTCACGTTTACGCCGACCGACACCCCGACGGCAACCAGTACGCCGAGCGACACGCCGACCTTCACGCGGACGTTTACGCCGACCGCGACGGATACGCCGACATCGACTCCGACACAGCCGACATCGACGTTCACGTTGACGTTCACACCGACCGCGACCAACACGCCGACGGCGACCGATACGCCGACCGCGACCAATACCGCGACGTCGACTGTGACGGGAACGGCTACGGAAACGCCGACAGACACGCCGACGTTCACGTTGACACCGACCTTTACGGAAACGCCGACGTTCACGCCGACGTTTACGGTGACCAACACCGCGACCGACACGCCGACCAATACCCCGACGAACACGTCGACGTTCACGCCGTCCAATACGCCGACCAACACGCCGACATTTACCGCGAGCTTCACGCTCGATCCGTCGATCTCGCCGACGATCACGAATACGCCGTCGTTCACGCCCACGGCGACGCGCACCCCGACCGAGACCAGTACGCTGCCGCCGGGTGTCACGCCGTCCGACACGCCGACCAACACGCCGACGTTCACGCCGACCAATACCCTGACGTTTACGCCGACGGAGACGCTCACAGAGACACCGACCGAGACGCTCACGCCGTCGATTACGTTCACGCCGTCCGACACGTTTACGCCGTCGAACACGTTCACCGCGACGCTCACGCGCACCTTCACGCCATCGATCACGTTTACGCCGACGGACACCGAAACGCCGATACCGTTCATGGGCGGTGGCATCCCGCCGCGACCTGTAGATCCGGCTCCGGGCAACGGCAGCAGTTCGCTTCCGCTCGTGCTCGTTCTTGGCGGTGTGGCTGGGGTAGTGCTATGGCCGCGACGGCGCGATACGCTGTAG
- a CDS encoding LacI family DNA-binding transcriptional regulator codes for MSDKPLYDKRALNLEDIGARAGVSRSTVSRVVNNDPNVSDATRAKVLRVIEEIGYTPNAAARALVTKRTQVIGVLIPQRLSTIFNEPYYFPALLHGIASVINARDYSMMLWVEEDQGDPRRFYERIIMNRLIDGLVIVSLSHKSAIIGQLSRVELPIVFTERPPNGLEHHAYVTIDNIAAFQQIVQHLIQLGRQRIGTVSGDLTNPDAVERLIGYRNALNDAGIPYDSSIVADGNFSRQSGYLAARTLVTRGADAIVAANDQAALGVLDALSELRRHVPEQIAVTGFDDLPAAAHSSPPLTTVRQPVQERGARAAQLLLDLIEGVEHETPHVLLPTELVVRTSCGAHLHSGTTRSFEEYASFIDE; via the coding sequence ATGTCCGATAAACCCTTGTACGACAAACGTGCACTCAACCTCGAGGATATCGGGGCGCGTGCCGGCGTTTCACGGTCCACCGTCAGCCGCGTCGTCAACAACGATCCGAACGTCAGCGATGCGACACGTGCCAAGGTACTACGCGTCATCGAAGAGATCGGCTATACGCCAAACGCTGCCGCGCGTGCGCTAGTGACAAAGCGCACTCAGGTGATTGGCGTGCTCATCCCCCAACGGCTGAGCACGATCTTCAACGAGCCGTACTACTTTCCTGCGCTGCTGCACGGCATCGCATCCGTGATCAACGCACGCGACTATTCGATGATGCTCTGGGTCGAGGAAGATCAGGGCGATCCGCGGCGATTCTACGAACGAATCATCATGAACCGTCTAATCGACGGTCTGGTGATCGTTTCGCTCAGTCACAAGAGCGCCATCATCGGCCAACTGTCGCGCGTCGAGCTCCCGATTGTGTTCACCGAGCGCCCGCCAAACGGGCTGGAGCACCACGCTTACGTCACGATCGACAATATCGCCGCGTTTCAGCAGATCGTACAGCACTTGATTCAGTTGGGACGCCAACGGATTGGCACGGTCAGCGGCGATTTGACTAACCCAGACGCGGTTGAGCGACTCATCGGCTACCGCAATGCGTTGAACGACGCCGGAATTCCCTACGACTCCAGCATCGTTGCCGACGGCAATTTCTCGCGGCAATCGGGGTACCTCGCCGCGCGAACGTTGGTCACGCGGGGTGCGGATGCCATCGTCGCTGCCAACGATCAGGCAGCGCTGGGCGTGCTCGACGCGCTGAGCGAGCTGCGGCGGCACGTCCCGGAACAGATTGCTGTGACGGGTTTTGACGACCTGCCAGCGGCCGCGCACAGTTCGCCACCACTCACGACGGTCCGTCAACCTGTACAAGAACGTGGAGCACGCGCCGCTCAACTTCTGCTCGACCTCATTGAGGGGGTCGAGCACGAAACACCACACGTTCTGCTGCCTACCGAACTTGTCGTTCGGACGAGCTGTGGGGCACATCTCCATTCCGGCACGACGCGATCATTCGAGGAGTATGCGAGCTTCATTGACGAGTAG
- a CDS encoding D-lyxose/D-mannose family sugar isomerase produces MAVSREEHARYQALAKSYLDRAGIVLTPTEAANIEIADLGLGEWETTGLALVTYINTERCCAKELVLLPGQTCPEHFHPPVNGQPGKEETFRCRWGTVYLYVSGKPTPNPVAKPPAHRADTYTVWHEVILNPGEQYTIYPETWHWFQGGPEGAVVSEFSTRSTDENDLFTDKSIVRAPQVID; encoded by the coding sequence ATGGCAGTCAGCCGTGAAGAACATGCACGCTATCAGGCATTGGCGAAGTCGTACCTCGACCGTGCCGGCATAGTGCTAACCCCTACAGAAGCCGCCAACATCGAGATCGCCGACCTTGGCCTCGGTGAGTGGGAAACCACCGGCCTCGCGCTCGTCACGTACATCAACACCGAACGATGCTGTGCCAAAGAACTGGTTCTACTGCCCGGCCAAACCTGCCCAGAGCACTTCCATCCGCCAGTGAACGGCCAGCCCGGCAAAGAAGAAACCTTCCGCTGCCGCTGGGGTACGGTGTATCTGTATGTCTCGGGCAAGCCGACGCCCAATCCGGTTGCCAAGCCGCCCGCGCATCGCGCCGACACGTACACAGTGTGGCACGAAGTCATCCTCAACCCGGGCGAACAGTACACGATTTACCCCGAGACTTGGCACTGGTTCCAGGGTGGGCCGGAGGGCGCGGTCGTGTCTGAGTTCAGCACGCGCAGTACCGACGAAAACGATCTGTTCACCGACAAGAGCATCGTCCGCGCGCCGCAGGTCATCGACTAG